A single region of the Brachypodium distachyon strain Bd21 chromosome 3, Brachypodium_distachyon_v3.0, whole genome shotgun sequence genome encodes:
- the LOC100844481 gene encoding uncharacterized protein LOC100844481, with protein MTTHPASAPEEDEVAVEVAVLAAASEVDAPDADDREQQQKKRRRKKKKKRRRAPSEEEVAALRSVLRWASRGEVAGDDDEAGFGHPPRAGTRRPRVAVELHAHSARSDGSLSPAALVDRAHRNGVKVLALTDHDTMAGVPEAMEAAKQHSIRIIPGVEISALCCSEPVHILAYYGSGGPAKSQELERVLGRIREGRYTRAKAMLSKLASLDMPLKFEDVCGIAGDGVAPGRVHVARAMVEAGYVESLKQAFSRYLFDGGPAYATGSEPTGESVVQLIRQTGGVAVLAHPWALKNLVPVVKDLKAAGLHAMEVYRSDGKVSGLSDLADTYELLKLGGSDYHGRDDKEEPDVGSVDLPVLAFFRFLEVAQPIWRNAIKECIANTANKILLPGLNGSKGCRLASSGKDICSMCLSSPDLKEADASEVEILQAELADIILTNSVCKLLIEQ; from the exons ATGACGACACACCCGGCCTCTGCgcccgaggaagacgaggtggcggtggaggtggcggtgctcgccgccgcctcggagGTTGACGCGCCGGACGCGGACGAtcgggagcagcagcagaagaagaggaggaggaagaagaagaagaagcggcggagggcgccgagcgaggaggaggtggccgcgCTCAGGTCCGTGCTCCGCTGGGCCAGCCGCGGCGAGGTAGCTGGCgatgacgacgaggcgggATTCGGGCACCCGCCGCGTGCCgggacgcggcggccgcgcgtgGCGGTGGAGCTGCACGCGCACTCGGCGCGCAGCGACGGCTCGCTCTCCCCCGCGGCGCTCGTCGACCGCGCCCACCGCAACGGG GTGAAAGTGCTGGCACTAACTGACCACGACACCATGGCCGGTGTCCCAGAAGCCATGGAAGCGGCGAAGCAGCACTCCATCAGGATCATCCCCGGCGTGGAAATAAGTGCCCTGTGCTGCTCGGAACCCGTCCACATCCTCGCCTACTACGGCAGCGGGGGCCCTGCTAAATCTCAGGAACTGGAGAGAGTTCTCGGTCGCATCAGGGAGGGCCGCTACACGCGTGCCAAGGCGATGTTATCGAAGCTTGCGAGCCTCGACATGCCGTTGAAGTTCGAAGATGTGTGTGGTATAGCTGGGGATGGAGTGGCTCCTGGCCGGGTGCACGTGGCGCGTGCCATGGTTGAAGCtggatatgttgagagccttaAGCAGGCTTTTAGTAGGTACTTGTTTGATGGAGGACCTGCTTATGCTAC CGGTAGTGAGCCAACTGGGGAATCTGTTGTGCAGCTAATTCGTCAAACTGGTGGCGTGGCAGTTTTGGCTCATCCGTGGGCATTGAAAAATCTTGTTCCTGTGGTAAAGGATTTGAAAGCTGCTGGTCTGCATGCTATGGAGGTCTATCGAAGTGATGGGAAAGTATCTG GATTGAGTGATCTGGCAGATACGTATGAGCTTCTTAAGCTCGGTGGATCAGATTATCATGGGAGAGATGACAAGGAAGAACCTGACGTAGGAAGTGTTGATCTTCCTGTCTTGGCATTTTTTAGATTTCTTGAGGTAGCTCAGCCAATCTGGCGTAATGCTATCAAGGAATGTATTGCAAATACCGCTAACAAGATACTCCTACCTGGTTTGAATGGCTCAAAAGGATGCCGACTAGCTAGCTCTGGAAAAGATATTTGCAGTATGTGCCTTTCTTCTCCAGACCTGAAGGAAGCAGATGCTTCTGAGGTTGAGATCCTCCAAGCAGAATTGGCAGACATTATCCTCACTAACAGCGTCTGCAAACTACTTATTGAGCAATGA
- the LOC100826138 gene encoding uncharacterized protein LOC100826138, with product MSKNTQDSGRRALGDLTNVLGKRPASFDLEKNAGGLKISRVDKVVEPRKESDENAKATGGVSGNFTGNLFDGVGKQNFAATSIFHDAKVQHMAAEAAGLLSKQDGDVRNHGISLDSSGLNDKEDSSLESESGCEEEDGDDIDSALLPYARETSKIATNDKVNEGECLTQEEMGVSSGNQNPQSSFDFTAGDVPCTNAQHPSMGDGLLAESGVATKSCACSFCLKAAFMWADLHYQDARSRLGALKKSIKLARSLGAKSHGNEYPFNAGGYNSKRAAEMGFELSQQQRSLFLHTENVLLRESAQLHSGVVKLKDLRDDCKTDLNI from the exons ATGTCTAAAAACACTCAGGACAGTGGCCGTCGGGCCTTAGGGGACTTGACAAATGTCCTCGGCAAACGGCCAGCCTCATTTGATCTGGAGAAGAATGCTGGTGGACTCAAGATTAGCCGTGTTGACAAGGTCGTGGAGCCCAGGAAAGAGTCTGACGAAAATGCAAAGGCCACTGGTGGGGTGTCAGGAAACTTTACTGGAAATTTGTTTGATGGTGTTGGCAAACAGAACTTTGCAGCGACTTCAATTTTCCATGATGCTAAGGTTCAGCACATGGCTGCTGAGGCAGCTGGGCTGCTATCCAAGCAGGATGGTGATGTGAGGAATCATGGCATCTCGTTGGATTCTTCTGGTCTCAATGATAAGGAGGATTCATCGCTGGAATCAGAAAGTGGCTGTGAAGAGGAAGATGGTGATGACATAGATAGTGCGTTGCTGCCATATGCCAGAGAGACTAGTAAAATTGCAACTAATGACAAGGTTAATGAGGGTGAATGTCTGACACAAGAGGAGATGGGTGTATCATCAGGAAATCAGAACCCACAGTCTTCATTTGACTTTACAGCTGGTGATGTGCCATGTACTAATGCCCAGCATCCTTCAATGGGGGATGGCTTATTGGCAGAGTCCGGTGTTGCTACAAAGTCTTGCGCTTGCTCTTTCTGTCTTAAAG CTGCTTTCATGTGGGCTGATCTCCATTACCAGGATGCAAGAAGTCGGCTTGGTG CCTTGAAGAAGAGCATAAAGTTAGCAAGGTCGCTGGGGGCAAAAAGCCATGGAAATGAATATCCTTTCAATGCAGGTGGATACAACTCAAAAAGAGCTGCAGAGATGGGGTTTGAACTATCTCAGCAACAAAGATCGCTCTTTCTTCATACTGAAAATGTCCTTCTTCGGGAGTCTGCACAGCTT CATTCAGGTGTTGTGAAGTTGAAGGACTTGAGAGATGACTGCAAGACAGATCTAAATATATGA
- the LOC100825824 gene encoding ethylene-responsive transcription factor RAP2-4, with translation MAAAIDMYKYNSSSAHQIASASDQQELMKALEPFIRSASSNPYSYNYYPSPSSSSSSMTQDSSYITTNPSPYASFATSPVPTTTALPPLYSSAGVNGPIGLAHLGPAQIQQIQAQFIAQQQQRGMGLAGSFLGPRGTTPMKQYSGSPPLGAQSKLYRGVRQRHWGKWVAEIRLPKNRTRLWLGTFDAAEDAALAYDKAAFRLRGDQARLNFPALRRGGAHLAGPLHASVDAKLTAICQSLQNPAAAEPESPKCSAASASTEGDNDSASASAAGSPGAPVPGMEKLDFTEAPWDESETFHLRKYPSVEIDWDSILS, from the coding sequence ATGGCCGCAGCTATAGACATGTACAAgtacaacagcagcagcgcgcACCAGATCGCCTCTGCTTCAGATCAGCAGGAGCTCATGAAAGCACTCGAACCTTTTATCAGGAGTGCTTCTTCCAATCCCTATAGCTACAACTACTACCCTTCtccttcgtcttcttcttcctccatgaCCCAAGATTCTTCTTACATCACCACCAACCCATCGCCGTACGCCTCTTTCGCCACATCCCCTGTTCCGACAACCACCGCCCTTCCGCCGCTGTACTCTTCGGCCGGGGTGAACGGGCCGATCGGGCTGGCCCACCTGGGCCCGGCCCAGATCCAGCAGATCCAGGCCCAGTTTATcgcacagcagcagcagaggggGATGGGCCTGGCGGGCTCGTTCCTTGGGCCGCGGGGGACGACGCCGATGAAGCAGTACTCcgggtcgccgccgctgggggCGCAGTCGAAGCTGTACCGCGGCGTGCGGCAGCGGCACTGGGGGAAGTGGGTGGCGGAGATCCGGCTGCCGAAGAACCGGACGCGGCTGTGGCTCGGCACCTTcgacgccgccgaggacgccgCGCTCGCCTACGACAAGGCCGCCTTCCGCCTCCGCGGCGACCAGGCGCGCCTCAACTTCCCGGcgctccgccgcggcggcgcacaCCTCGCCGGCCCGCTCCACGCCTCCGTCGACGCCAAGCTCACCGCCATCTGCCAGTCGCTCCAGAacccggccgcggcggagccGGAGTCGCCCAAGTgctcggcggcgtccgcgtCCACGGAGGGGGACAACGATTCCGCGTCGGCGTCCGCTGCCGGGTCGCccggggcgccggtgccggggaTGGAGAAGCTGGACTTCACGGAGGCGCCGTGGGACGAGTCCGAGACCTTCCACCTGCGCAAGTACCCCTCCGTCGAGATCGACTGGGACTCCATCCTCTCCtga